The DNA region CGCTCGTCGCGTACAACGCGCTGCAGATCGGTATCTACGGCATCTTCGGCTTCGAGGTGTCCGGCCTCTTCGCCACCTACCTCGAAGTCGAAGTCGCCTGGTGGATACCGGCGTTGGTGGCGGCTCTCGTCGTAGGCGCGCTCGGCTGGCTGAAGATCGACGTGAACGCGCGGGTGCTCGGCGTACTGCTGGTCATCGAGGTCGCCCTTGTTGTTATTTTTGACATCGCGGCCGTCGCCGACCCCGCCAAGGAGGGCCTGTCGCTGCACGCCTTCAACCCCGACACCCTCAGCGGGGCCGGCCTCGGCACCGCCCTGTGCTTCTGCATCGCCGCGTTCCTCGGCTTCGAGCAGGCCCCCGTGTACGCGGAGGAGACCAGCCGCCCGCACATCCTGGTCCCGCGCGTGATGTTCCTCGCCATCGGCTTCGTCGCCGTCTTCTTCGCGATCAGCTCCTGGGCGCTGACCGTCGCCGCGGGTCCCTCCGCGATCGTGGGCACCGCCCAGAAGCAGAGCGCCGGACTGCTGTTCTTCCTCACCGACGAACGGCTCGGCGAGTCGTTCACCGACGTGCTCCATGTGCTGTTCGTGACCGGCATGTTCGCGGCGATGCTCAGCTTCCACAACGTCGTGGCGCGCTACGCCTTCGCCATGGGCCGGGAGGGCCTGCTGCCGTCCGTGTTCGGCCGGACCACGGGTGCGAGCGGTGCGCCCGGCACCGGATCGCTGCTGCAGACCGTCATCGCCGTGGTGGTCGTCGGGGCGTTCGCCGTCGCCGACGACAAGCCGACCGGTGACCCGACCGCGCCCGTGCTGCAGCTGTTCACCTGGATGGGCAACGTCGGCGCCCTCGGCGTGATCGTGCTGATGGCCGCGGCCTCGCTCTCCGTCGTCGTGTTCTTCGCCCGCCGGGGCGCCGCGGGAGCCCAGGCCTGGCGCCTCGTGGCCTCCGTGATCGCCGGTGTCTCGCTGCTCGTCATCGCCGTCTACACCGTCAAGGACTTCGACGTCCTCGTGGGTGCGGGCCCCGGCTCCTCGCTGAGCTGGGTACTGCCCGGCATCATCGTGCTCGCCGCGGTGGCGGGCATCCTCCAGGGCCTCTAC from Streptomyces sp. NBC_00258 includes:
- a CDS encoding APC family permease, whose product is MTTGSSHTSSASSTSRQTAADGGISTFKGQDRALRSDRLGTGGLLLSVLAATAPLMVVAGVMPTTFAVMGIVGQPLLFVLLGIVLVLFSVGYAEMSRHVHNAGAFYAYISRGLGGTAGSGAAAVALVAYNALQIGIYGIFGFEVSGLFATYLEVEVAWWIPALVAALVVGALGWLKIDVNARVLGVLLVIEVALVVIFDIAAVADPAKEGLSLHAFNPDTLSGAGLGTALCFCIAAFLGFEQAPVYAEETSRPHILVPRVMFLAIGFVAVFFAISSWALTVAAGPSAIVGTAQKQSAGLLFFLTDERLGESFTDVLHVLFVTGMFAAMLSFHNVVARYAFAMGREGLLPSVFGRTTGASGAPGTGSLLQTVIAVVVVGAFAVADDKPTGDPTAPVLQLFTWMGNVGALGVIVLMAAASLSVVVFFARRGAAGAQAWRLVASVIAGVSLLVIAVYTVKDFDVLVGAGPGSSLSWVLPGIIVLAAVAGILQGLYLKARKPEAHARIGLGNEAFQLEKAAEGDA